Proteins encoded within one genomic window of Microbacterium soli:
- a CDS encoding Ku protein has protein sequence MRSIWRGSVAFGLVNVPVKVYSATEDHDVPLHQVHAADGGRIRYQRTCEVCGQTVAYADIDRAHVDDEGRTVVLTKDDLAALPAERSREIEVVEFVPTDQIDLMLLDRPYYLEPDSTSPKAYVLLRRTLEQADRTAIVRFTLRQKTRLAALRVRGDVLVLQTLLWADEVREAAFPALEDDVEISAKELELAGALVDTYSGDFEPGAFVDEYQAQLRILIDAKIEAGEAFDATAAFADAGEDSGGEIIDLMEALRVSVERSRAARTDTG, from the coding sequence ATGAGGAGCATCTGGAGGGGATCGGTCGCCTTCGGACTGGTGAACGTGCCGGTCAAGGTGTACTCGGCGACCGAGGACCACGACGTGCCGCTGCACCAGGTGCATGCGGCCGACGGCGGGCGCATCCGCTACCAGCGCACGTGCGAGGTGTGCGGGCAGACCGTGGCGTATGCGGACATCGACCGCGCCCACGTCGACGACGAGGGGCGCACCGTCGTGCTCACGAAGGACGACCTGGCGGCGCTGCCGGCCGAGAGGAGCCGTGAGATCGAGGTCGTCGAGTTCGTGCCCACCGATCAGATCGACCTCATGCTGCTCGACCGGCCCTACTACCTGGAACCCGACTCGACCTCGCCGAAGGCGTACGTGCTGCTGCGACGGACCCTCGAGCAGGCCGACCGCACCGCCATCGTGCGGTTCACGCTGCGGCAGAAGACCCGCCTGGCGGCGCTGCGCGTGCGCGGCGACGTGCTCGTGCTGCAGACGCTGCTGTGGGCGGACGAGGTGCGCGAGGCCGCATTCCCCGCCCTGGAGGACGACGTGGAGATCAGCGCGAAGGAGCTGGAGCTGGCCGGTGCCCTCGTGGACACCTACTCCGGCGACTTCGAGCCGGGGGCCTTCGTCGACGAGTACCAGGCGCAGCTGCGCATCCTCATCGACGCGAAGATCGAGGCGGGGGAGGCGTTCGACGCGACGGCGGCCTTCGCCGATGCCGGGGAGGATTCCGGAGGCGAGATCATCGACCTCATGGAGGCGCTGCGCGTCAGCGTGGAGCGCAGCAGGGCCGCCCGCACGGACACCGGTTAG
- a CDS encoding DedA family protein, with amino-acid sequence MPDWLSPAFIIGWAGAWALLVVCVIIFAETGLLIGFLFPGDTLLVISGLLSHGTEQFPHGVFGVSVWIVALLIGVAAFVGGEVGYFIGHKGGPAVFERKESGLFSRRNVERTNAFFERFGGITVILARFVPVVRTFAPVAAGVGHMPWKRYSLYNLIGAVLWGFGLTMFGYVIGYIPPVADFVKNYIDLILLAAVAGSALIALWHYLTERRKSLREAPASEDAPAAGPDAQTDRPSAAPAESGTPALHQGHRRHGHEKP; translated from the coding sequence ATGCCCGACTGGCTCAGCCCCGCCTTCATCATCGGGTGGGCGGGCGCCTGGGCGCTGCTGGTCGTGTGCGTCATCATCTTCGCCGAGACCGGGCTGCTGATCGGATTCCTCTTCCCCGGCGACACACTGCTGGTCATCTCCGGACTGCTCTCGCACGGCACCGAGCAGTTCCCGCACGGCGTGTTCGGAGTGAGCGTCTGGATCGTCGCGTTGCTGATCGGCGTCGCGGCGTTCGTGGGCGGCGAGGTCGGCTACTTCATCGGCCACAAGGGCGGCCCCGCCGTGTTCGAGCGCAAGGAGTCCGGGCTGTTCAGTCGGAGGAACGTCGAGCGCACGAACGCGTTCTTCGAGCGGTTCGGCGGCATCACCGTCATCCTCGCCCGCTTCGTGCCGGTCGTGCGCACCTTCGCCCCCGTCGCGGCGGGTGTGGGGCACATGCCGTGGAAGCGGTACTCGCTGTACAACCTCATCGGCGCGGTGCTGTGGGGCTTCGGCCTGACAATGTTCGGCTACGTGATCGGCTACATCCCCCCGGTCGCCGACTTCGTCAAGAACTACATCGACCTGATCCTGCTGGCCGCCGTCGCCGGATCCGCGCTCATCGCGCTGTGGCACTACCTGACCGAGCGTCGGAAATCGCTCCGGGAGGCGCCCGCGAGCGAGGACGCCCCGGCCGCCGGTCCGGATGCGCAGACCGACCGCCCGAGTGCCGCGCCCGCCGAGTCGGGCACCCCGGCACTGCACCAGGGGCACCGTCGGCACGGCCACGAGAAGCCCTGA